Part of the Acidobacteriota bacterium genome is shown below.
TTCGGAATCCGACTGGAATGCGTCCAGCGCTCCGTCTCCCGGATGATGGCTCACTGAGAACGTTGTGGCTCGCCGGAGCCGCGCCGCCGTTTCGACCCGTTCCATCAGGGCCGTTTTTCCGATTCCGCTGTGACCGGCGATAGAGACCAATCGAGGTTTCGGATTCCGGATGTGGATATCCAGGATTTCACGGAGCGTCGTGGACTCATCTTCCCGGCCGACAAGCGCAGTTCGGAATGGAGGGGTGGGAGGGGCGGACAAGCGATCGCCGGCCTGTAGCGCAGCACTCACATGGTTGGCGGAAGAGGGTCGAAACTCCCGGTCCTTCTGAATCAAATCCAGAATCAATTGTTCCACCTTGGCCGGGATGTCGGGATTCAGATTCCGGGGGCGGACCGGGTAGGAGAGGATCTGTTTCTGGCGCAGGGTCCCGGAGTCCGTCCCCATATAGGGAGCGTGGCCGGTAAACAGACGGTAAAGAACCATCCCCAACGAGTAAAGGTCGCTTTCCTTCGATGTGGTGCGGCCGCTGATCCACTCCGGTGAGGCATACCGAATGGCTTGGGTCCGCCAGGATTTTCCGGCCGGCCGCTGCTTGGGAGCCGGCAGGTTGAGAAGCAGATCCCCAGACTTCCCCACGAAGAGATGGGAAGGCCTCAGGTAGCCGCAGAGGAAATTCCTGTGGTGAAGAAAGGACAGCAACTCTGCGAGTTGCACGGAAAACTTGATGGCTTGGCAGGGCGCCAGGTGTCCTCCCTTCTTGTCAATGAGTTTCCGGGCCAGGAAGTCGCAGACGAACCCGGGGCGTTTCCCTCGAAATGCGATGTCTTGGACCGGATGGAGCCATGGATGGTCGAGCGCCGTACGAATGTCGTACAAGCGCTCCACATCGCGGAGGCCGGTTCGGGAGGTCATCTTTCCCGGCAGCAGGCTCAGAACTTTAGAACGGGCGGTATCCCATTCGTCAACGGCCAAGTAGACTCGCAAGTCCGGGCCGGGTTCCAATGGGCGCAGAATTCGGTACCGTGAAGACATTGGGGCACTCCTTCGATCTGCACTGGTACAGAGGATTTCCCGAGACTCCGGCCAGGCGACTTCTCGAAAGAGAACAGTCCGGTTGTTGGACAACCGAGGTTCAGACCAAGGATTGATCTGCTATGACTTGTGCGGGCTTCCGGGTAAGAGAGGGCCTGGACCGACTTCGCCGAGCCATTGACTCCAGACCTCCAATTCCGTGAATCTTCGCGGGCAATTGCTCATTCGAGCCACGGCGGTAGTTAACGCCACCGGTGGGGGAAAATCAAGTTCGGTCCGGACCGGGGCGTGTCAGATTGGAAAAGATCCGTGTCGGCGACAGGCATCAGCGTCATCATTCCCACCCACAATCGCCGGGAAACACTGGTGCGGGCGGTGGAATCGGTCCAGGCCCAGACCTTCCGCGACTGGGATCTTCTCATCGTCGATGACGGTTCCCACGATGGCACGGACCGGGAGTGGTCCAACCCCGGCGATCCGCGAATCCGGTACCTGCGGACCGAACACCGGGGCGTCAGCGCCGCCCGCAACCTGGGAATTCAGCAGGCGAGATTCCCCTGGATCGCGTTCCTCGACAGTGATGACACGTGGCTTCCCAAGAAGCTGGAGGCACAGCTCACGGCCCTGGAGTCTCACCCGGGCTATTTGGCCGTGCATTCCGACGAGATCTGGATTCGCCGCGGCCGCCGGGTGAATCCGAAGAAGATCCACCGCAAGTACGGAGGCTGGGTCTACCGCTACTCTCTTCCCCGCTGCGTCATCAGCCCCAGCTCCATCCTCATCGCGCGAGAACTCCTGGACCGCTGCGGAATGTTCGACGAAGATTTCCCCGTTTGCGAGGACTATGAACTCTGGCTGCGCATGTTCGCCCGCCATCCCATCTGCTTCGTGGACCGGCCCCTGCTGGTCAAGACCGGCGGCCACGCCGACCAGCTCTCCAGGAGTACGTGGGGACTGGACCGTTTCCGGGTCCGGGCCATGGTGAAGACCGTGGAGAGCGGAGTCCTCAGCCTGCAGCAGGAGGCCTGGACTGCGGCCGAGATCGCCCGCAAGTCGGATATCCTGGCGGGAGGGTCCGAGAAACGGGGCCGAACCGAAACGGGTCGCTACTATCGTAGGCTTGGCGAATTCTGGAGCGAGCGGCACCGGAAGCGAATCCGGCGGTTGAGCTTCTGACCGGACTTATTCGTTCTTTTTTCCCTTGGCCTTTTCCCGCTCTTCCTGCTCTTTCTGGAACCGCCGCTGCTCCCGTTCCAGGGCCCGCTGCTTCCACTTGTCCATGGGGTCGTACGGGGCGTAGTAACCCACGCGATGCCGCACCCGGACGTCGTCCGCCTTCACTTCGATCTCGATCTTCCGGAAGGTGCCGTCCTTCTTCCTGTTGGTGGGGACGTAGGTCAGGTTGTACTGGCTCCGCAGCTCCGTGTCGATGGTCTTGAAGGCGTCCGCAAGGTTGTTGCTGGAATGGGGGAAGAAGACGGTTCCGCCGGTGCTCTCCGTCAGTTTTTCCAGGGCGTCGTCGCCTCTGGCGTCCTCACCCGCGCCGAACCGGGTGGTGCTGATGGCGTAGATGGTGGATTCGGCCAGGTAGGCCATCCGGAGCGTCTCGTCGAAGCTGTGGGTGCTGGTCAGGTCCGACCCGTCCGAGAGAACCAGGATTGTCTTGCGGCCGTACTCCTGCAGCATCTTCTGCTCCGAGATCAGGTAGATGGCGTCGTAAAGGGAAGTGCCTCCTCCCGCCCTCAGGTTGTCGATCTCGGCCAGCAACGCGTTGGGGTTGGAGGTGAAGTCGTGCAGCAGCGTCACACCCGTGTCGAACTCCACGAGCAGCGCCTTGTCGGTGGGCCGCATCACGTCAAAGAGGAAATCGGTGGCCACCTCCTTCTCGAAACCCAGCTTGAGCCGGACGCTGGCGCTGGCGTCCACGCAGATGGCGATGGTCAGCGGCAGGTTGGTCTGGGGGGCGAAGTTGGTAATCCGCTGGTGGCGTCCGTCCTCTTTCACGATGAAGTGCTGCGGCGAGAGGTTGGTGACGAACCGGCCCGTCTTCTTGTCATGGACCGCAACCAGGACGTTCACCGCCTCCACCTCCACCCGGAACGGTTCCAGCGGATCTTCTGCGGCGGCGGTGTCCGACTGGGCCGGGAGGCCGGTCGTCAGGAACAGGACGATCAACAGCCTGATAATGAGGTTTTCTGAGGACATGAGCCACCTCATTATTCCAAAACCGCCAGAACCGCTTCAAGCTCCGGCGGAAGGGGACTCTCGAAGCGCACCCGCCGGGCCGTGGCGGGATGGACGAAGGCCAGGGAGGCCGCGTGGAGGAAGTGCCGACCCAGCCTCGCCATCTCCGAGTCGCGGATCGATTCGGGCAGTCGACGAAGCCGGCGGCTGCCGTAGGTGCCGTCTCCCACCACCGGGTGCCCCAGGTGGGTCAGGTGAACCCGGATCTGGTGGGTCCGTCCCGTATGGGGCGCGACCGACAGATAGGTGAAGCCAGGATGCCGCGAGAGCACCCGGTAGCGGGTCAGGGCGGAGCGCGGCTTGCGGGTCCGGGTCGAGATCCGGGTTCGGGACCGGGGATGCCGCCCAAGCGGCGCGTCGATCTCGCCGCGGTCCTTCTCCACCGCGCCGTAAACCAGCGCCAGGTACCGCTTCCGGACCTCCCGCCGGGCGAACTGGCCGGAGAGATGATCGTGCGCCCGCTCCGTCTTTGCCACCACCAGGAGTCCCGAGGTCCCTTTGTCCAGCCGGTGCACGATTCCCGGCCTGACGGTCTCCTCCCGGCTCAACTTCTCCAGATGGTAGGCCAGGGCGTTGGCCAGGGTCCCGCTCCAGTTGCCGGCTCCCGGATGCACCACCTGTCCCGCCGGTTTGTCCACCACCAGCAGGAAGGAGTCCTCGTAGAGCACGTTCAGGGGAATCGGTTCGGGCGTCAGGCCGGTGGGCTGCGGCGGGGGCGGGTCCACGCGGATCTCGTCTCCCGGGCGCAGCAGGTAGCTGGGCTTGCGGCGCCGGCCCAGCACCAGGACCCGGTTCTCTTCCACCCACCGCCGGATGCGGCTCCGGCTGAACCGGGAGAGCCGGCGGCTCAAATAGGCGTCCAGGCGCCGGCCCGCGTCGCCGGAGCTCACCCTGAGGCGGATGGTTCCGGTCCCGGTTCCTTCCGGTTCAGACACGGCGGGCCCGAACCGGGTTGCGTCTCATGTGGCGGTAGAGCAGCAGGGCGCAGGGAACCAGCAGCAGGCTGATGAACTGGGAGGTGGAAAGCGCCCCTCCGAAGACGAACCCCCGGTCGGCGTCGCCCCGGAAGAACTCGATGCCGAAGCGCAGGATCGAGTAGCAGAAGAGGTAGGCGGCGAAGACTTGTCCCTTGAAGCGCCTCGCCCCGTGCAGCCAGAGCAGGACGAGAAACAGCGTGAAGGTGGCCAGCGACTCGTAGAGCTGGGTCGGGTGGAGCGCCACATTGATGGGCACGCCCACGACGCGATGGGCATACTCGCTGGTGAAAGTGACCGCCCAGGGAAGCGAGCAGGGCTGTCCGTAGTCGCATCCGGCCGCGAAACAGCCCAGGCGGCCGATGGTCTGCCCCAGGGCGATGGCCGGCCCCGCGGCGTCGGCCACCGTCCGGAAATCCATGGACGGTTGCCGGCGGACATAGAGATAGCTGGCGGCCATGGCGCCCAGCAGTCCCCCGTAGTAGACGCCGCCGGCCTGCCAGAACCCCAGGGTGAAGAACCTTGAGGGGTCCTGCTTCAGATAGGTTTCCCAGTCGGTCAAGATCATCAGCAGCTTGGCGCCGACGATGGCCGAGAGGATGATGATGAATCCCAGGTCCCAGCTCCGCTGCCGCGGCACTCCGTCGCGGGCGCCCAGCCGGGCGAAGAGAAAGATGGCCGACAGGCAGGCGGCCGCCAGCAG
Proteins encoded:
- a CDS encoding RluA family pseudouridine synthase, with amino-acid sequence MSEPEGTGTGTIRLRVSSGDAGRRLDAYLSRRLSRFSRSRIRRWVEENRVLVLGRRRKPSYLLRPGDEIRVDPPPPQPTGLTPEPIPLNVLYEDSFLLVVDKPAGQVVHPGAGNWSGTLANALAYHLEKLSREETVRPGIVHRLDKGTSGLLVVAKTERAHDHLSGQFARREVRKRYLALVYGAVEKDRGEIDAPLGRHPRSRTRISTRTRKPRSALTRYRVLSRHPGFTYLSVAPHTGRTHQIRVHLTHLGHPVVGDGTYGSRRLRRLPESIRDSEMARLGRHFLHAASLAFVHPATARRVRFESPLPPELEAVLAVLE
- the lgt gene encoding prolipoprotein diacylglyceryl transferase codes for the protein MFPKLLEIGPLTLHTYGALLAAACLSAIFLFARLGARDGVPRQRSWDLGFIIILSAIVGAKLLMILTDWETYLKQDPSRFFTLGFWQAGGVYYGGLLGAMAASYLYVRRQPSMDFRTVADAAGPAIALGQTIGRLGCFAAGCDYGQPCSLPWAVTFTSEYAHRVVGVPINVALHPTQLYESLATFTLFLVLLWLHGARRFKGQVFAAYLFCYSILRFGIEFFRGDADRGFVFGGALSTSQFISLLLVPCALLLYRHMRRNPVRARRV
- a CDS encoding glycosyltransferase, with the protein product MSATGISVIIPTHNRRETLVRAVESVQAQTFRDWDLLIVDDGSHDGTDREWSNPGDPRIRYLRTEHRGVSAARNLGIQQARFPWIAFLDSDDTWLPKKLEAQLTALESHPGYLAVHSDEIWIRRGRRVNPKKIHRKYGGWVYRYSLPRCVISPSSILIARELLDRCGMFDEDFPVCEDYELWLRMFARHPICFVDRPLLVKTGGHADQLSRSTWGLDRFRVRAMVKTVESGVLSLQQEAWTAAEIARKSDILAGGSEKRGRTETGRYYRRLGEFWSERHRKRIRRLSF
- a CDS encoding VWA domain-containing protein; its protein translation is MSSENLIIRLLIVLFLTTGLPAQSDTAAAEDPLEPFRVEVEAVNVLVAVHDKKTGRFVTNLSPQHFIVKEDGRHQRITNFAPQTNLPLTIAICVDASASVRLKLGFEKEVATDFLFDVMRPTDKALLVEFDTGVTLLHDFTSNPNALLAEIDNLRAGGGTSLYDAIYLISEQKMLQEYGRKTILVLSDGSDLTSTHSFDETLRMAYLAESTIYAISTTRFGAGEDARGDDALEKLTESTGGTVFFPHSSNNLADAFKTIDTELRSQYNLTYVPTNRKKDGTFRKIEIEVKADDVRVRHRVGYYAPYDPMDKWKQRALEREQRRFQKEQEEREKAKGKKNE